One Zerene cesonia ecotype Mississippi chromosome 25, Zerene_cesonia_1.1, whole genome shotgun sequence DNA window includes the following coding sequences:
- the LOC119836680 gene encoding GATA zinc finger domain-containing protein 1, with product MPKPTCVQCNTNDSLLWRSAENGQICNECHLANTASKDIDVNIIKSETEDKKEEKDADEGKNGKTESDSTPAKATGKGTRKSTRATRYKPKTPAPAPSKPAAPRGRGRRSIFKRQPLKAPTATATVVTSDSIFYKGSYMQVGDIVSMLDVHGDTYYAQIRGFLTDQYCEKSAVVTWLLPTRASPPPEKGFDPATYIIGPEEELPRKLDYMEFVMHAPSDYYKASNTPYALTDNELNNCTGFIWTSLEPKEKT from the exons ATGCCCAAACCAACGTGTGTTCAATGTAACACTAACGACTCCCTATTATGGCGAAGCGCGGAAAACGGACAAATATGCAATGAGTGTCATTTAGCAAATACCGCGAGTAAAGATATTgacgttaatattataaaatctgaaACTGAAGACAAAAAGGAGGAAAAAGATGCTGATGAAGGTAAAAATGGGAAGACCGAGAGTGATTCAACACCAGCCAAAGCGACGGGCAAAGGAACTAGGAAAAGTACTCGTGCGACGAGGTACAAACCTAAGACACCAGCTCCTGCCCCCTCGAAGCCAGCAGCCCCCCGAGGAAGGGGTCGTAGAAGTATTTTCAAGAGACAACCTTTAAAGGCGCCAACCGCTACGGCCACTGTTGTTACTAGCGATTCAATTTTTTACAAG GGTTCATACATGCAAGTTGGTGACATTGTGTCCATGCTTGATGTACATGGAGACACATACTATGCTCAAATCCGAGGTTTCCTCACCGACCAGTACTGTGAGAAGAGCGCTGTTGTTACCTGGCTCCTACCAACAAGAGCCAGTCCACCACCTGAGAAGGGTTTTGATCCAGCTACTTATATAATTG GGCCTGAGGAAGAATTGCCACGAAAATTGGACTACATGGAATTTGTAATGCATGCCCCATCTGATTACTATAAAGCTAGCAACACACCATATGCTCTTACTGACAATGAACTTAACAATTGTACAGGTTTCATATGGACCTCTTTGGAaccaaaagaaaaaacataa
- the LOC119836694 gene encoding U6 snRNA-associated Sm-like protein LSm6 → MSRKEALSSFIQQIHGRPVVVKLNSGVDYRGVLACLDGYMNIALEQTEEYVNGQLKNKYGDAFIRGNNVLYISTSKRRI, encoded by the exons ATGAGCCGGAAGGAAGCTCTATCATCATTTATACAGCAAATTCATGGCCGTCCGGTCgtagtaaaattaaacagcGGCGTCGATTATCGAG gtGTCCTGGCATGCCTAGATGGCTACATGAATATTGCATTAGAACAAACTGAAGAATATGTAAATGGAcagttaaaaaacaaatatggtGATGCATTTATTAGAGGcaacaatgttttatatatcagCACATCAAAACGGAGAATatga
- the LOC119836648 gene encoding uncharacterized protein LOC119836648, which translates to MEKCWKLFLITIIAIVSLLVVAESTVPQPRAPNFQYFERPKYRYPYYDENGKGKLLYGYGGPELYQYKSYAPLEGIH; encoded by the exons ATGGAAAAGTGTTGGAAATTGTTTTTGATCACG aTTATTGCAATCGTATCACTGTTAGTTGTAGCGGAATCGACAGTGCCTCAACCGAGAGCACCAAACTTCCAGTACTTTGaaag GCCAAAATACCGGTATCCATATTACGACGAAAACGGCAAAGGAAAATTGTTGTATGGCTACGGAGGACctgaattatatcaatataaatcttATGCCCCTCTCGAAGGCatacattga
- the LOC119836647 gene encoding calcium-independent phospholipase A2-gamma-like translates to MSSLGGQWRAIRHYLSMTNLNTEVEKLVQRIKPATPEQWESLIKKFEKAVSLRLSQAQVEPKVKEAKANEHTVNATTVEETERVSKEKVQKGDEKDALTVGSEAKEITFEGLWEGLKLKKDLHFGKMSEPSWKSNKPLVTKTSIHSRTAYVISAIVTAENPECLLKRTEHFIEHLQQYPEARDYAIKEGAVRALLRVQHKIKSDDKPVTIEVKGIVNEALALMGYTGPTKSRGPNILSIDGGGIRGIIAIEILRHLENLTGKKVHDLFDYIIGVSTGAIIAAVIASGNNLETANQMYLTLSKQMFGNTSLIGGTSRLVWNHSYYDTDAWEKMLRDNLKDCTLTECNRYNAPKMSVVSCVVNSGSKLAPFLFRSYECGFRVRSVFPGTSRAALWQAVRASAAAPTYFTEFNLHGLLHQDGGIMVNNPTAVGLHEAKLLFGANSLKNGTVISVGTGQALNKHLDYQLLSKGLAKDATGTSWKDKFNKILDSATDTEGVHLSLNDLLPPGSYYRFNPPLHEECAMDEINPEKLKNMTTDTYAYMRRNQHKFEQAAAMLVRKRTVAQKILDFVEHRSQIMGIIPSN, encoded by the exons ATGTCGTCGTTAGGTGGTCAGTGGCGTGCGATTAGgcattatttatctatgacGAACTTGAATACGGAGGTCGAGAAGCTAGTGCAAAGAATAAAACCAGCCACCCCGGAGCAATGGGAAA GtcttataaagaaatttgaaaAGGCAGTATCTCTCCGGCTATCACAAGCACAAGTAGAACCGAAAGTAAAAGAAGCAAAAGCCAATGAACACACAGTTAATGCCACTACTGTGGAAGAGACTGAGAGAGTGTCAAAGGAGAAAGTTCAAAAGGGTGACGAGAAAGATGCACTCACAGTGGGGTCGGAAGCTAAGGAAATCACATTTGAGGGTTTGTGGGAAGGATTGAAACTCAAGAAGGACTTGCATTTTGGAAAAATGTCCGAACCTAGCTGGAAGTCGAATAAGCCATTGGTTACAAAG acCTCTATCCATTCTCGCACTGCCTACGTAATATCGGCTATAGTGACAGCAGAAAATCCAGAATGTCTGCTCAAAAGAACAGAGCATTTTATCGAACATTTACAACAGTATCCAGAAGCGAGAGATTATGCCATCAAG gAAGGTGCCGTACGCGCCTTATTGAGGGTTcaacacaaaattaaatctgATGATAAGCCAGTCACTATTGAAGTCAAAGGCATTGTTAATGAG GCTTTAGCATTAATGGGTTATACGGGCCCCACTAAAAGTAGGGGACCGAACATATTATCAATAGATGGCGGTGGCATTCGCGGTATAATTGCTATAGAAATATTGAGGCATTTGGAAAACTTAACTGGAAAGAAAGTGCATGATCtctttgattatattattggtGTCAGCACTGGTGCTATTATTGCTGCTGTTAttg CGAGCGGAAATAACTTGGAGACGGCGAATCAAATGTATCTTACGTTGTCGAAACAAATGTTTGGAAATACTTCTCTTATTGGAG GTACGTCTAGACTAGTATGGAATCATTCGTACTACGACACAGACGCATGGGAGAAGATGCTGAGGGACAATCTGAAGGATTGTACACTAACCGAGTGCAATCGATATAATGCGCCTAAA ATGTCGGTGGTGTCCTGCGTGGTGAACTCCGGCTCGAAGCTGGCGCCGTTCCTGTTCCGCTCGTACGAGTGCGGGTTCCGCGTGCGCTCCGTGTTCCCGGGCACGAGCCGCGCGGCGCTGTGGCAGGCCGTGCGCGCCTCCGCCGCCGCGCCCACCTACTTCACCGAGTTCAACCTGCACGGGCTGCTGCATCAG GATGGCGGAATAATGGTGAACAATCCAACAGCGGTCGGCTTACACGAAGCCAAACTACTGTTTGGTGCAAACTCATTAAAGAATGGCACAGTGATTTCGGTGGGCACTGGACAGGCGCTGAACAAACATCTAGATTATCAACTGCTGAGCAAAGGATTAGCGAAAGACGCAACTGGTACAAGTTGGAaggataaatttaataaaattctcgaCTCCGCTACAGATACTGAAG GCGTGCATCTATCATTAAACGATTTACTCCCACCGGGCAGTTATTATCGTTTCAACCCCCCCTTACACGAAGAGTGCGCAATGGATGAAATAAACCCGGAAAAGTTGAAAAACATGACCACAGACACATACGCATACATGCGAAGAAATCAACACAAATTCGAACAAGCGGCCGCCATGTTGGTTCGTAAAAGAACAGTGGCGCAGAAAATTCTAGACTTCGTCGAGCATAGGAGCCAAATTATGGGAATTATTCCGAGCAATTGA